Below is a window of Rattus norvegicus strain BN/NHsdMcwi chromosome 5, GRCr8, whole genome shotgun sequence DNA.
ATGTACAAAGTCACTTGCCCCTTGGCCAAGGAGCAAAggctctttgctctcttctttctttgcttACCCAGTTCTGCAGATAGTTGTTggtggtgatttttttcttcccggCTGCCAACTGTTTTGAGAGCAGTTCCCAGTGGCCAGCATTCCTGCCAGGATTCTAGCTAGCTGAGCTTGCTCACACACCTCTCCCTGGACCAGCACAATAAATTTTGATTGGCAGGGAGAGAAGGTTATAGCCCACCTCACTGTAGTACCAGGGCTGGAGATGAGGGTTGGAAAGGTGGTGCTGTTTCTCTTGGGGTCTCATTCACTGACAACCAGAACTTGGTTAACTCTCAGTAGCCACTTGAGAGTCAGGTAGTGAGCTTAGAGAGTTAGGGAACTTGTCCTAGATCTCATTTTAAGTGAAGAGCTAAGGTTCAGAGCCACATACATGATCCCTGGTCCTTTGGAGAGAGGATCCCTGCCTCCCAGCTCACTGTACCATTCACTCCCAGGTTAGTGTCTGAATATGCCTGTATCGAAACTTCTCACAGGAAGTAGGTTGTCGAAGGCTTTCCATGGTAACGCCTTGTGACTCTGGCCAGAGACTTTTACAGATAGGGAGCAGGGCTTTAGAAAGGCTCTGGGAGCAGCTTCCGACTCACTGCTGCTAAGTGACCAGGCTAGTACTCAAGGTTTGACTGCTTAGATTCCAAGTAACCTTCTTAGCACCCAGTGTTTGGCATCCAGCACTGCTGTTTCCTTAAAATCCTGTAGTTAGGAGTCCAATGTGAGTGTCCCTgggccagaaactggaagggctCCTGGGGGTATATTTAATTCTCAACCTCTCCCAGCTTCACTGGGCTATGGCAaggccctttctctctccctagtCTAAGGTCAGGTGAGTAGTTTCTGCTCTGCTCCACTATGCTGTCTAACCGTGCACTCACAGTTTGGGAAGGGGTTGGATATTTTGTAGGCTGGTTTTGCCCAGCTCAGGACGTAGTCTTTGGGTGCCTGCAGAAGCACCTCCGTTCCTGTGTTCTGAGCCCCTGGACCACTGCTTGCTGTTCTGAAGTCCTTAGCAGGTGCTCGCTCCTGCCTGGCTTGGCTTCATTTGCCAAATTCCATTTCATGCCTGCGTTCACAGGGACAAATTGGGACTTTATGGCTTAATCATTCTGAAAGGATCTTTGTTGGGCTTTGCTTCGAGTCTGACAAGATAATGCTACCCCTGGGCTCTGTTTAGGCCTTTGTAACCCTTGTGCTTGGTCTGTGAAAATAAATTGAGCCTCTGGCTCCTGCTGGGAAATACTTCTTttgagaagaggagaaagcaagctCTCAGCCCAAAGGGGTAGAAGTGAGGAGAGCTGGCAGGTTTGTCACAATGCTGCCATGGCTCTCCCAGTTCAGGGGTGCCTGCTGGCTGTGTGTCCTCCTTTCCACCCCTTCTGCTCTTACACAGCTGGATTTGTGAAGCAAGGGAGTGCCAGGTGAGGTACTAGACACAGGTCACAGAGAAGCACCTGCTTTCTGCTCATGGGTGCAGCCAAGGGCCTCAGTGCAAAGCCCAGAAGTGAGTCTCTATGCTCTTGGGTCTCTTGAACCTGCCAGGGCCCTATCTTCCTAGGACCAAGCTCCATTCTCTGAGCACCCATTGTGCTCTGTGTTCAGGGCCTGAATCCTCCTGTGATTTGTTGGCTCTGTGACCCGGGGCGAGCAGAGTTGCATCGCTTCtggacctcagtttcctcatctgaaaaCAGCTTGATAACTCTGTCTCTGTTGTAGGGAGATTGTGAGGATTAAAGGACTGTTTATGTGGGAAGCACTCACAGTTGTACTTAGCGTAGCATAAATGCTCAGTAAGTTGTAATTGTTACTGTTGTTGATGTCATTTACCAGTAAGAATAGCTCAGGGAGAGGTTTAGGAACTAATCTCAGCCACACATCTCCCCTCAGGTCTTCCGTTAGATCTCCACTCACAGACCTCAAGCCCCTGAGATTTCTTAGTTTGCAACAGGGTGTTGaaatagtcctggctgtcctggaactcttctGTAGAcctgggtggccttgaactcacagagatccatccgcctctgcttcctgagtgctgggatcctaCAGACCTGTCCTTCCTGATCGTGCCCCTCACAGGATTATTAACCCCGTATTACTTAGTGTCTGTAAGAGCCTCAAGatctcttgctttctctgtggttcctactctgacttGGTGAGTGATTAGCCTCTCAAGAACAGGAAGGAGAGTGGTGCAAGAGCTGAGACTTCCTCAGGCCCACCCCGGAGTGCAACTCATAGCATCCCTAGCTCTAGAGCCTTCTGCGCAGTAGAGTTAAAAGGACAGGCTGGAGAATTCTAGATAGATTTTCTACCTCTTCCGTGTCCAGTGACCTTTTTCCATGCCCAGGTAGACCAGAGGACATGCCCTTGGCCTATAGAATTTTTTCATGGGCCATTCATGTGCTGGCAACCCTGACCTTCTTTCAGTGAGTGCCAGCCAGCACTGTCAGTCTCTGTGTGACCCTATGAAACAGCCTCTGCacatttccagttttcctttgGGGGCCTGCTGCTCTGGGGAACCCTTGGGTTTGACTGGTCCCGTAATTGCCTTCGAAGGCCCTTTGAGGGTCTCTTCTTCAGGCCATCACTCTGGGTTCCTGGcctgctctcctttcccttctctgatCTCCTTAGCATCTGTGGCAGACTTGATATTGGCTGCTCTGGGTGAGAGCAGAAGGAGACAGTTTCTCTAAGGGCCAGGTACTCTTCTGGGAGCTTTAGAAGTGGGCCTTGTTAGCACATGGCTTCGTAGAACATGTCTCACTCATGGCTTGCTGAAAGCTGAGGCCCAGGGATCTTAAACTTGAGAAAAAAGTAGGTGTGTTGTTAACAGAGCTGACTCTTTCCACACAGAATAGACTGTCTGTCCCTTACCTTCCCTCAAATATCCACTACGTTATAATTTCATCCTAGCCCTGGGCTAAAGGCTTCCTTCACACCTCAGTGAGCACTCTCCTCACTCCCTGGAGGTGGGggtgtgctttttttcttaatCTACAACCTAAGCCAGTAAGACTCAATGGAGAGGCACAGGCACtacagccaggaagcagcagagcTGGGCTTCGGCTGAAGCTCTCACACTGAATTTACCATAGGGGAAAATAGAGTTCTTTTGAGCTTGAAGGTTGTGTGGCCTCTGGGAGAGGGACAGCTGGGATGTTCAGGGCTGAGGAACTCCTTGGCGTCTTGGAGGTCAGCCTTGGGCCTGGCACTTGTCTTTTAGGCTAACACTAACACAGACCTGAGGCTGGTGGCTGCCAATGGAGCCCTTCTGAGACACCGAGTGCTGCTGGGGGTGACAGATACCGTGGAGGGATGCCAGAGTGTGATACAGGTACCGTGTCTCCCGCTGGCCTGCTCGCAGGTGGCCTTGTATCCTCCTGGTCTGCATTGTGGGGTCCAGTGTCTGCTGCGCTGCTGTGAGtggctctctcctcttccctgctcCATTGTCTCCCTGAGGATTCCTCCTCTGTACTGAATCGTGAAGTTGAGCACTGTAGGAGCCAAAGTCCCCATGCAATATGAGCTTACACACCCATAGGATGACAGGCACACAGTGGCTTTAAAGGGACAGTGAGAGCTCATGGTGGCCCAGGCTTGCACTGAGTGACGTGGGAGGAGAGATGAGCCTGGAGAAGTTGGTGCGATGCTAAGGGCTCACGTGTGTGGCTCAGTGATTTTCTCTTTCCCTAAAGCCTTTGGAGGATCTTAAAGtagggcatcttttttttttttttttttttttttttggttctttttttcggagctggggaccgaacccagggccttgtgcttcctaggtaagcgctctaccactgagctaaatcctcagccccaagTAGGGCATCTTTTATGGGACATGACTGAAGCTGGATTTGAtcctggctgcctctgctcagTGCTTCAGTGCTAAGTACTCAGTGTGCAGTGCAGCTGAGAGTCTTATCTATAGCCCCGGCGAGATCTCATCTTGCTTCTTGCATGACAGGGCTGCACGTTATTCTTAGTCCACAACTGAAGGTAGTGAGGCTTAGGGAAGGAACACAGTCTACAgagccaggaagcagagctggGTCGAGGCTCAGGCTGTGCCTTCTTGGCATGCGTATGCCTCATTGGTCACAGCCCTTTCCAAAGGGAAAGACAGGGATGCCCAGTGTGTGGCAGACATTTGCTGAGAGCTTCCACATGCCAGGCAGTGTTCTCTGGGTAGAATTGGGGGTCTTTGCTCTGTGGAGCTGATCACACCTGGGATAGCTCGTGTGGTGTGTAAAGGTATCTTGCCTGAGATACTGGCACGAGGTTCCTGGCACTTCATATAGAACTTTTGTTGTCTCTTGAGTCGGCCACTCCTTCCTAGTGTCCTCTCAGCACACAGGAGGGACCCTGGAATGCCGCTGAATTTGTGGTTGTTTGATGACTGATGAAGAGACATCTTTTCAGACAGCGgcttttttcatctttaatgaGATGCTGCAGCATCTGGAGGTCTTTCGGAATCCTCAGGGGTGCTGGGTGATGTGCAGGGCAAGGGAAGAGGAGACAGTCAACAGGGGTGGGCATGCAGCAAGTTGTTAAAGCAAGATGGTGGAGGGTTCCCGTCTCCTGTGCatgtttgagtattttttttttaacaataaaaagatttaaaaagtcaTGTGGCCTGGTGGAAGAGACTGTCTGACAGGAGGGCTGTGATCCTTGTTTTTGGGATCAGTCGCCCTGAGCAAGGAGCAAGGTAGTGAACGCAGGTGTTAGACTCAGCGTTCAACTTTTCTGCAGAACTTGATTCTCATGTGTGTGGCATAATCAAGGCATCTCAATGGACACGGAAGGTTTTGGCCTAAGGATAACCTTGGGGGCTGCTGAGGCTGAGGTGGAAGGAGAAGTTGGGGATATGGACCGGGATGCCTTTTTGCCTGCATTCTTCCACTGAGAACACTTGTATCGACAGCCTTGAACCTGGCAGTAGAGATCTCATTTGTGAGGACTTTCTCCTTTGTGTATTTGGGTTTAGGACAGAATGGTACCCATCCTACCGAGGGCAAAGGTACTATTCCCACCCCAATGGACATGTGATGGCCAAGGGGGGTTGGAGTCTTCTGGGATGCTCTGTGGGAGATGGGGCCCAGCCATTTCGTCCATGGTCGGACATATTCTGAATTTGCTTGCAAAGCCATTTTTCTGGGTTGGCCATGTGGCTTAGTGGTAGTGTGCCTACCTGGCATTCTCTTCCGAGTTTGAGTCCCAGTACAACCAGCTTTTCTGTCTGCCAGCCATACAGATGGGCTGTAGTCACATTGTTCCTGCCAGACAGCACGTGTGCCATGTGGTTATCAGAGGGTGGGTGAGGACtgggaggaactggggatggTCTTGGGGTTAGAAGCTCAAGGTCAGGCCACTGCTGCTTCTCTCCACAGCTCTGGTTTGTCTACTTTGACCTGGAGAACTGTGTGCAGTTCTTGTCCGATCATGTCCAAGAAATGAAGAGGAGTCAGGAGGTAAGATGGCCGCCAGCTCCTTTCCTAGGATCAGCCATTTCCTGGGATCTCAACCTCCTAAGGTCAGGATTGTGGTGTCATTCTGCTCCTGGCAGGTCAGAGCCTGTGGTTTCAGGCAGGGCTTGTCCCCAAGTTTGTTCACTACAGCCCCCAATAGACACTCCGATTCCAGGCTGGGATGACCAAATGTAAGCATGGGGGCAGAGACCTTCAGCAGTTGCCCAGGACCCTGCTTTTGTGGGGAATAGTGCGATCTCACTGGTGTGGCTCACTGAGGTCAGTGTTGGGCTCACTGAGGTCAGTGTTGGGCTCACTGAGGTCAGTGTCGGGCTCTCTGGCTGGTCAAAGCCTGCAGACTTAGAACATACTTGTGCACTTCTTGTTTCTTTGTAGTCCTTGCTGAGAAGCAGATTAAGCCAGCTATGTGTTGTCATGGAGACTGGAGTGAGCCCCGTGGTGGAAAGGCCTGAGGACTTGGAAGATTCTCCCCTCCTGCCCAGAACTCCTGGTCCTCAGGAGAGACCACTCACACAGACTGAACTCTATCAGCTTGTTCCAGAGGCTGAGCCAGAGGTAATGGTGCTGTGGTAGTCAGTGAGGTCCTCCCTTGTGGGCCCCCATGTGATCATGGTCCAGTGATGGCTCAGGTTTTAGGCCCTGGGGTTATAGCTTCTCTGAGTTGCTAGAGGCCTTTCAAATCTTCTAGGTCAAAGttatcttttcttcttcctcctccttcctcttccccctcctcctcctcttcctccctcttcctcttcctctccttcccctcccctcccttcccctccccctccctttcttcctgctccttcttccttcctctttctcctcttcttcttcttcttcttcttcttcttcttcttcttcttcttcttcttcttcttcttcttcttcttcttcttcttcttcttcttcttctttcttctttcttcttctttcttcttctttcttcttctttcttcttcttcttctacttcatTGTCATTGTTTGCTGACACTttcgtttttgagacagagttttgctATATAGCCTGGAGGGTTAACCCATAACCTCCCAGCTGACTGGATGGCAGGCTTCATCTTTATCCCAGTACTTTAAAACATAGTCAAGGGAATTATTTTGTACCTACTGGGACTTCTGGTTGCATTTTTAATACCTTGGCCATTCTTGTTGTCAGCTACACTGTGAGGGTTGTTGCATGTTGATGAGCTATAACCTATCATCAGTTTGGATAAATACTAAACTTTTAAATGTCCATTGCTGGACATTGCCTGTAATGCAACACTCATGAGCTGGAGAATTGCAGGTCtaaggctacacagggagacgTTTATGTAGTCGTCTGACTATCCAACATTGTTcatgcatgcatccatctatccatttattcatccatctattcatccatccatccatcatatatccatccattcatccatccacccatccatcggTCCATCTGtcttcccatccatccatccatccatccatccacccacccacatatCCATGTattcgtccatccatccatctgtccgtccatccatcggtccatccatccaccccccccatccatctgtccatctctaTCATCACCCATTCATCATTCACAGACCCAACAACTTAATCCTTGTCACCATTTGGATCTATGTGAATACTTTGAGTTCTGGTTTCACCAGCCCCACAGCCCTGCCAGGCTCTGctcttgggctgtgtgtgtggtcTGGCTCCTTGCTGGCAGACCTGTAAACTATGAGAGCATTCAGTAGGAGTGACCTCAGGTGACATTCGGAGTGTTGAGGGTCATTTCCATTCCAGGGCTTTAGAAAGTCTCCACCCGGCCCCGCCCCGCCCAGCCCGGGCCTCCTCTTCTGCATGTCTGGGAGTCTGGGGCTCCACACCACGATATTCAAGAGAAAAAATAATGGCAGTATCTATCGCTTCATGTTTTCAGAGCAGAGAAGACTGATAAGGCAATGTGCTTTATTCAGGCAGCTATGTGTCTGACTTGACATGCAGTAACCCATTAAATATGGGCTTTTCAAATGATTCTTTCCAATTTGCTTAAACCCATAGAAACATAATTTTTTgtcaagtatgtgtgtgtgcatgtgcatgaatgttttgaAAGTAGCTTATCAGTTAGCTGGAGAAAATGTAATGTCTCCTTAAACCTCACTGTGGGCAGCTAGATCATCTGTGTCTGGAAGAGCCCCGTCTGTGACAGGTGTAGTCAGAACAACCTctcacatttttaaagatttttatcttGCAAAGCATTCTTCAGCATATTCCTGGTCtgcttcactttttcttctttgatgGGGAGAGCAAGACTTGCCAGGCTCCCAGAACAAAGGAGAAGACAGGAGAGCTGAGTGCAGAAGCGTCCTGCGCAGTCTCCGTTCACCAGCTGGGCTGGCTGGACTGTAGAGCATGGGTTCTTCTCTTACTGATTTGGGACTAAGTTGATGGGGCCAGTCTGGGTTAGTGAGAGTACATTGTTTGCATCTTCAATATCCTCCAGCCTAACGTAAAAGACGACTTAAGAAAAGGCCAGTCCTGCGGAGCAATTTGGAATGaactgcttttgtttttctgatgttgttttgaggcagagtctcactctgtagcccaagctagccatGACTCAGTCtgaagtccaggctggctttgacttTATAATAACTCGTCTGTCTTAGCCTCCAAATGCTGAGATTGTAGGAGTGAGCCTGGCTTCTGCTATGTAATACCGCTGATGGATCCAGTGATGTTTACTATGGGGACTGAGAGTCTTTTGCTCCTAAGCCTCACCCCACCTCTCCACAGAACATGTTAGCAGTGAAGACAGTCCCTCAGCCAGGCAGGGACTTGTCCAGGAGCCAGGGGGAGGAGCTGGGATTCTTCGTGTCCTTGAGCTCAGCACCTGGTTATAATTACCTGCTCCTCACGCTCAGCCTCCAGGGAGCCCACAGTGTTTTGGACACAAGTGAGGGATTTAAGCCTCTTCCCTGCATTCCCAATTGGTCACTCAGTGAGTGATACTCAAGAGACCACGTGTGCTAAGAGAATGCATGGCATCCCACTTGAagtttcttctttctgctttgtCATTTATGTAAGATGTGTGCATGAGGTCTGCCATCTCTGTTGTGTGTCACATGGCTTTCATCACCATCCGTCTTCTGCATGCTTCCTCTCCTGGACCCACACTCATTTCACACCAACTTCCCTTCTGCCTTCTCCAGAACCTGGGACCACTTCCTCCTTCATTcgcagtattttattttaattaattcattcatttactgTGGTAAACCAGTTTTCATAAGCAACTCTTACTATGTCTGGTAGAAAGGTATCTATCAGGCACCATGTATGACTGAAGGTCTCCTAGCATGGGACACTTTGCCCCC
It encodes the following:
- the Tmem268 gene encoding transmembrane protein 268 isoform X3, which produces MFALGNQWAGVLLATLAAVSLTLTLVLVFERQQRKANTNTDLRLVAANGALLRHRVLLGVTDTVEGCQSVIQLWFVYFDLENCVQFLSDHVQEMKRSQESLLRSRLSQLCVVMETGVSPVVERPEDLEDSPLLPRTPGPQERPLTQTELYQLVPEAEPEEMARQLLAVFGGYYTRLLVTSQLPQPMGTRHMDSARIPCPCQLIEVHILGTGCCPFLAR